The Dreissena polymorpha isolate Duluth1 chromosome 2, UMN_Dpol_1.0, whole genome shotgun sequence nucleotide sequence AGGCTGCAAGTTTAAAAGGGacttttttttatcacatttcaTTGTTTAAAATTTCCGCTTAACGACTCTGAATCGCTATAAATAAGTGAGGCTAATTGAGATGATTCGTATGTTTTCTTCTTTGATAAAGATTGTATTTTTAGCGAAAAAATGTTTTATCTAAATAGATACGTAAATCCTCGCGTATATAGCTCACCAGTTATGATACAAACAATGATAAAGGGAGGTTATCAAATTACTTGAAAAAACGTTCCAGTTGAGAGTTGCTTACCTTGAATATCGGAATGACATGTTTCCTAGTAAGCAACTGAGCAAACGACGTAATAAACATTTTGCTAAAAGAACTACAAACACAACGTATTTGCactatatcaaacaaattaaaccataaagataaaacataaacaaaaaatgtatttcagCTATGGTCAAAAATTAGAAAATCTCCCACGCATAATTTATATGTAATTTCGGTGAGCGATTTATCCTCTCATTTAATTCAGTTGAATCTTTGTTCGGAAAATAGAGGTTAACTGAATCGAAACTGTTGTAGGTGTAAGCGCGCTTTTGTAAGTGGTTCCTGTTGTCTAAACAACGATTTATTCAAATAGTAATGTTTCTGTTTCAGTACAAGTTACATTGATTTATACGACCGAATTCGTTTCcttgttttttacatttatctACAGTAAAATTACTTTGCTAGATATCAGTAGCCTTTGTCACAATTGTGTTAATTACAACACGACTATGAAAATCAATCCACAGTGTTAGTTAATCGGAATTAGAAAGACGCCTTGGGTTTTATTGTAAATATCATATGTTTAAGTGGTACGATGATACACGTCAATTCCCTCTGAACTGTACGATATAACATGTACATCAACCCATATGACCATGACGAATTATTAATTTAAGCGAACTCGCAAATAGTGTCGATTTCAATTGCGCGGAGACAAATAACACGTGAACTGATGACATATACAACACATGAAATCAAACGCATGTTTAACTTAtaagaaaattaaatattgtttctttGTGGTATCTAGTCATAATGAAACATGTTTTAGATAACGTAGGTTATTGCCACCTTTGACCGCATTTGAAGTTCTATTTTACAGTGTTAATAAGTTTCCTGATTCATTTCTAGAAAAAAGCGGTACAGCTTACTTGTTGACAAAAAAGAGTACATGACCAAGCAATGAGTATCGTCTTATTGTTCAATCGTCACATatcataatttggaaaaaaaacactatttaagaAATTCAACACCGTATTACTTTGCGATATGtcaataataattatactgtcAAAAATGAGATTGTTGTGGGAAGACATTTGTCGCTGCAGTCTTTTCGAAGTACATGCAACATATGATCTTAATATACATAactaattacatttaaaatagtatGAGCAATACCACCAttgcattttattgttaaattgatACACGTTTACATAATTTGATTACACGATGCAGCGTGTTACTCTAACAAATGCTGTTATAAACTGTAGCTTTCACAATAACATAAGATCATTAAAAATACGAAAATGATTCGATAAACATGTATAACGGTTTATAAAGCatgtgtatgatatttttttaatcaaacataatgtattatatttaaagtgACTAAGATACCGTGAagtcaaatataaatttaaatattagtaTTCGAAATAACAATGTCGCCTTTAAGGAAATTCATCTGATCTTTTCATGTAGGTTGGACAATATTAGAAATAGAACCATTATGTGTATAAGGTTTATTAGACACATCGCCATAATGAGATGTGGTTTTTAAACTTGTTGAAACAAAAAGGATCATTTCACGtggataataattatttttaatacaatGGTCTTTAGTTTAGCAAATTAAGTACTTATATTAGACCCGCTTTATTTATAAATACGCTTACAACAAACTTATATTTTGCATCAAATGATTGGTCTATCGCGAGGAGGATTGAATCCTATGCCAAAGAAAATATAACGCACAGTCATTTCATGTACACATATTAGTAAACATTTAAGATTTAATTTCCGTTGTTAACTCAATTCCGGTTTAAACCACCAATCCCTCGTATTACGTCGCGTTTGTTTGAATTGAATGTCATGTTATTGTTAGTTGTCCTATCTTTCGAGTAGGACTTGTGCTTCCTCTTGAGACTTTAGGACGCACTCATCTGACGTGCGCCGTGTTAATTATTGTGCCGCTTTCACAGCCTTATTGTTAATTATCATTTGCAAAGGGCTTTTCGAGAGCCACTAGTAATACAATTATCTCGGCGACATGAAATGATTGTTGGATTGTGAATGTTCAAGTGACAGGACGAAATATGGTATTATTTATTGTACCAAACGGTCATACAAACGTCTCTGAAATACAACCTCTAGAAATTAATGAAAGTCCACAAACATTAACAGGAGATAAAGTCGTGTAATACCAGTCGTTTGTTAACCCTTGCCGTATTTAGCATTTATAGCATATTTTACTGACATGCATCCTTGTAAGACCCAACATGTACAGCTAATCAAAACACCACAATGGTACATTATAACTACTTATCCAACAGAAAAATTTTATGTCTTATATATGCAGGCATTCAAAGTAACACTTTTATActaattgttattatttaagcTATTTCTCATGCTTGTAGAATTCCCCTGTAACATTAGCCGTAGTAAAACAAGTTCTAAAAAATAATAACTATCCTGTTtggtattaaaatatgttaagaTAAGAACGCAATGCAAATAAGATTAATGAGACATTTGTTAAAACACGAACATCGATTAGTTGTGATTTCAAGTAACCAAAAGTATGAATAAAAATGTAAGGTGTTTTATTATCTTGTGCATAAACTTTCTGGTCATGTTCAACTGCAACGGCCTTGCCGGTTAGCTCAGTTGGAAAAGCGCTTTATGGCATATAAGAGGATTGGTATGTAGTCGATCTCTGGTCAAAATACTAAATGTTAGGGGAATCGTCATGAAATTTCATCTACGGCCATTATCCTCTACCTCTGAATCGAGTAGGGCAGTAGTACGTTACTGACGGATGTGTGTGCATTGAGAACGTGTAAATCAACTATCAAGGAATAGTGTTGGTTAGTACAAACATCAAACTAAAAACATACACTTTTTACTGCAACACACTTACAACCAAAAGCGATAttagttttaaaaaataacacaaaaaaacatatCTTAAGCGGACAATTAACTTTTCGTAGTGACAATTTAGCGCATAATATGTAATCAATATACGTGACCACATCtactttaaaacatttaaaacaaaggtaATTAATAAAATGTGTCTAATACGGGCGTCTCTGATGAAAAACGTTTTCATGAAATGCTTGTGTGTTTCTATAATACATTTATAagaaatatacaaacatataaatctATATACATCTCAAGAGCTCCTTCTTATATCATAGCAAGTATTCATACTTGGCGTTGTATTTTACTCGAGTCCAGTAGGAAAActaataacagcagcaacaattATCCTTGCGCAAATGTCTCCGTTATGTTTGTGTCTACAAGTCGATGTAGCTATAATGTAGAGAAAAACAAGACATATGTAGATCTGCGAACAAATCACTCCATAATAACTCACACAATTAAACGTATTGCAGTTAAAAATTCACCCATGTCAGAATACGCGCTGGATTCAAAAGATTGTCAGACCGCTGAATCTGCAAGAAAAATACAAATTTCGGAAAAGGATTACTGACGACTACTTGAagttatgtacatgtagataaTTAGAATACACATGAGCGGAGGAACAACAACCAACAAATCTACAAAAATTCTTTTATATAACACAATACACATCGATATGATATATCCTACAACACAAATATATCCTTcgcaattattaaaataatacatttaataactgTTCAATATTCCATAGGGTTACCTTCATCATTGAGTTTCTTCGCCATGCTGTAAATACAGTCTTCCTTCCGTTTGGTTGTGTTTGGTTTACAACTATAATAAGCCAAATTGTTTTAGTTTAAATACGTGTACATGTCTTGCACAAATGTTCTAAAACTCAAAACTATGGCAAATTTTTTGACAGAAGCCTTTAAACTAAGATCTGAGAAATTAAACCGTTTAGCGGATGTATAATTGCATGTTTTCACACATTAATGTATTGCATAGTCTTATATCTCATTTGTTATTATGCACACGTTTTTTGCTtgtttgatatatctgtttataattaaataggatATATGGTATATTGTATGATTCCCTGTCTTGGTCACATCTTGTTTGTATATATGttcttggccaaaggcagaatgccggattgccaataaactaTTGAATTAAATTTATCAGGCCATTCAATTACATGTGTGCGACAATTACTAAAACACTATTCTAACATAAATAACAATCGATTATATCCATAAGTCATACATTATTTTACCGATCATTTGCACAAAATACTTGGCTATTTAACAAAACTGCGTATTAGTCGTATAATAAGATGTGGTATGAAATGATAGCTCGGTGTACGTTACATATGAAGTATAATACATAATGCTAAGTAAAGCATCTACTATTTTTTATGAGACTCAAACTGTAAAGGAATTTGGTGTTCTTTCATGATAGAGACAATTTGCTTACACTGATTGGCAACATACCAATAAATGTTAGTTATATCTATTTTTGTCTTACCTAACGGAGTCTTTTGTATCATAATCTGAAAACAGGcagaacaataacaataataataatagactaataataataaaaacaataataataataataataataataataataataattataataataataataataaaaatagtaataataatgataatattaataataataataatactgacaggaataataaaaatgataacactaattactattattatttaaaaaaaatgttctttaaTTCTTTCTGGTTTATCATGATCTCTTATACCTATTTGATTGCGCGTTCTGGTGACGACACCGTACGTACAGACTCTCAATTCTATGGGATTTTGCCTTCTTTGATCACTGAAATGATGTATTCatgatgaaatatattttgttttgattttgtcAAACATGTAACATCATTGCAACATGCAAGAAGTTCAAGAATTGGGATAAGTGGAAAATATTGGACAAATAAAAGTtaaactttaataaataaaaaaaacgaagtGCACGCAGTAGTACTCGTGATAGTAATGaaatatatctgtatatatatatgccGTATACTTTAAACTTTATcgttgataattatataattatttggcAAACTAACATACATACCCTTGTTCGTGTTCAATGTTGCCTGTAACTGAAAATATCGAATCCATTATGTTTGATACAAACTAATAAAGCAGCATTTGCGTTTTATAGATAACCTCAACAACAattgtatttacattaaaatataacgtTTATCCCAAATGTATATGTTACAGCAATATTGCttacacaaatattaaatatagcaacGATGTTTATACTTATACATTTTTGCTGTGCATTGCCATGCCATGATGTTGAAGGCTTGGTCCAATCAGCATATGCATCATTACAGAATCCACGGATTGCATCACTTACTGAAGTTGTTTTTTCAGGCTTTTCTTTATGATCGTttcctttaataaaatatatatagtaacaCACCCGTTCATCTACTTATTGAATTCAAAGCAAACACGCATGACATCAGAAAGGATTGACATTGAAATCAAAAGCAATTTGAACCTTCTGATATTGAGTCCTTGATATGATTTGAGTCCAAAGGTTTTGTAATTGAATGAATACTCGCCATTTGTTATGGCAATCGTGATGTTTTCATTACCGGGCGTTGTGGAAgatttgaagatttttttcacaCTCAGTttgtaataatgataattttacTTACTGACAATAGTTGAAGCTGGTATAATTTTAATAGTGTATAAACCTAAATACATCATTAGATATTGTAGGAAAACAAACATCACCAATACAATGCATTACTTTGAGTGTTTATATATTCTATTCGACAGATAAAACcgacataatataatatatatatcgtATCATAGATaaaacatatctaaaaatatcTTTTAGTAAAACGTTaaacatgtattctctatatttctTCATCGTAACACTATATtctaataatattaaacaaagcaCTTGTGGGGAACACAAATTCAAATTTAGCAATACCCAAAAATCATATTAAGTTTTACAATGCAATGCATTTATTGCAGAATCTCGTGAAATTATAATAAAGTTTGAAGTTATATCATACTAGATGATGGAAAACCAAAATTAAGCCATCATTAAAACATTCCCAGCATTCGTATTAATCAAAAATAGATAGTATTAACTATTTTGTTTGTCTTAAAGTCAGacattaattattttgtatgtcgtgttatatgttaattttaaaacaatgtcatcagaataaataaaaattaacatcaTATTTATGTCTAAATGAGTATGAATGTACAAATGCAAATGAGTTCAAGGATGTAAGGGAAACAATTAATTGAACAATTAACATAGCCATATCCGCAGTACAGTAACTTCAAGGTGATATGGATGAATCTATTTAAGATTaataaatgtaccaaatatgtgcaagaaataacaacatatttgcagctaatgtgttaaaataaatttttcGTAATATGTCGAGTGGGCTTTAAAAGTACACTCATTGAAGTTAGACTATTTAAAACACGAAATACTggttaaaatgtatttgtgaatAATATTTGTATCTGTTATAGCAAATTGTTTCTTACGATTTGGGAAATTAATGACTAAATAAACTACAAAAAAATGTTACCATCCATTGTATAATCCTTTCTCTTTCTAGGGTTATATTCGGAATACGTTTCATTACAAAATCCGCGAGTTTTAAGAGCACACTCAGTCGGTGATTTTACTCCATTATGTGTATTATTTTGTGAAGTGTCTTCCTCAAAGttgaaatctaaatataaaaatgcGACGCTGAATGTGCCACATCAAAAACAACAGCTTAAATTATTCCACTGCATCAAACGAAATAATGTATAACGACATGATGATTTCACACTATGCGCaggtaaaaacataaaacatagtgTTCGACTAGTTGATATAACATCGCAATATTTCGTCAACTCGCATTTTTAATATACGATACTTTTTTTATTACACTTATTTTGTTTGTTCCGCTACAAGTAATACTTATAACCAGCGAGTGTATCACTTCCtacaatgaaaattaaaaacctttaccATTATTGTGACTAGATCTGCATGCTCGATTCGCTGCTTCTACCGTATCTctaaataaaacacatgttaatCCAAGATGTAGATGTAGATTTCAATTCCATTCATTcagaaattataaaaaatacaaaaactaatTAAAATGCGAACAACAAATATGTATTCACCAACAGTTTTCGCAATCATCAATAATTCATTATACTTACACTTCAAGTATCGcttctgaaaacaaacaaacatttattcaaaCTGTGTAGCTAGATCTGAAAGTATGGAAGTTCAgataacataaatacatttatatcatctgttagtgtaatttatcaaaaataaatttaaatgatcTCTAAGTGCAATTTAAAAGTATCAAACACATTATTACATATTAACCTTTGATACGCTTTTATGCAAATATCTTGCCCCACTATATTGAAGGCAATTATTACTTGTTAATATGTTCGTCTTAATGCCACCACCGTGTTATAACGATGCTTTAGTATTTTTCACTAGGAGCAATAACGAAGAATGGGAAAATACAGAATCATACCTGTAACATGCACAATCTTGCAAATTTTTCCTCGACTTCTTAACAGACACACTACAACAATTACTAAAAGTATGCAACTCCCAACACATAGAATAATGATACTTGAAAAGAAACCATCTTCACCtggaaatatattgcaatatacaataaaaaataaataccaatAAACCTTAATCAGTTAAATATAACTGAGAAACTATTCGCGATTGTTAAAACTGAAATAAGTATAAATTGCCAATAAAGGATTAGTTATTAATATTTATCGTTGGTTGTCATTTCATGATTCGTTGTATATGATTCATATTATCAAAAGTAAGCTAAAATGAAATTACCTGTGGAAATGAAAGCATCAACATAAATTGATTTACTATCGTTCCCAATGCCATTAAAAGCGATACACAGGTAAGTATCGGTACCTTTACTCGAGGAAAACTCTATTGTGTGTTGCAATTGTGAATGGCTGGTGTTAACAAATAAAGATTTCGACACTAGTGCCAATGTAGGTGGAGGATTGCCTTCACCGATACATATGAACGTAAGACGCCGTGATTCATTCAGAGTGATATTCGTATAATCTCTAAATTCTTCTATGTAAAATGTGCGCACGGCTGCTGGATCTGTAAACATATAATTTAGCGTTTGTTCCAATAGGACACTTATTGAttcaaacaatttcaaaataaatactttttcgTGTACCTGAAATCGAATACGTAACGATTGGATCGATCAGAACGGTCGAGATTGTTAAGGATCCATAAAAACtcattttaaacaagaacacgTACTCACTTAGAATATCTAATTTGAATGACCCATTCATATGTCCTACAAATTGTCTTGCTCCCATTTCATCTCGATTGACAGCATCGCAAAACGTAACGTTGACAGTGGAGTTGATAATTATTGAAGGACATTCAGTAGACAAGTACTCTTCAATTATTCCTGTGATGGTCGGGTTGCCAGTGCTACACGAGCGATTAGTCGGTGTATGATTGGATATATGTTCAAAAGAGCGTGCTGTAAAAGGATCTGCAAGTAGAAATACAATTATACAAGCTTTCAAATACAAATGCTTTTGTCATGAATTTATTTCGATTCATCTGATCGTTTTATATAGGAAACTTACATATAATTGTAATAACCCATTTAGCTTGGTTTTCTTCTTCTAGTTTGCACACAACAATTGAACCATTGTTTTCTCTAGGGAGGTAAGTTCCACTAATGTTATGAATCCCTACTTTCACAATTTTAATCATGTCACTATTGCTTTTCAATATCCAGTCTTCTAAAATCCAGTGTGTAACATTGGGTTTAAGCAGAAAACCCGCACATTTAACAGTCGGTTGTTTTCGTTGCATACTGTCATCGTCTGCAATGTTAAATGTACTCTTAAATACACAAGACTCACTAAACAGATGCATTAAAAATACTAGTATATTctgaatatacaaaatatgtttgCTTGTTTATGctcaattaaacaatttaaacttgATCAAAGTTGATAATATCGAAACATATTCTCATATTAAGGTTAATACTAAATTAGCTAATACTAAATAAATGTAGCAAATGCAGGATTGTACATGGGCAAAACGATCCGGTGACATTTAAAAAATAGATAAAGTCGATCAAAAGCGAGCTATATTTATTCTTTATAGTATgtcaatgtattgtatttatcattttatctAATAAAGTTATGTTTCAAAATCACATCAGCATAACCGATAGGTAAAATAATTTTTGCTGGTGATACCTGTAACGTGTATTGCAGTGAAATgaattaaataccaaatataatctTAATAATTTTTTATCACTGGACTTTCTGTTAGGAAACAAACTAGACAATGCCTTTACTTAGTATAGTAATACCCCATTCctgttgcatttttatataacGTGTATGTTTGTAATGCAATGTCGTGTCGGCAATGAGTATTGTTCCTTATTCGTGCTGCAAAATTGGTAGTTTTAGGAATATATGCAACAAGCCACAACAGGCCGTTTAAATAATTAACTACACTGTTTTCGTATCATCAAATGTTACCGTTTTTTAGATTACGCTCTATTTCCTATCTTGAAAGCAAACAGATAATATAATATTCCAAATAAAATAAtcacattattaaaatctaatactTAGTCTAGTTTAAACATTCTCTTAGTCTTAGTATAAGTTCACTAAATACGATTTTTAAAAGGTTTTATACATGCACAATTAGAGGAAATATTTCTATTAACAAATATGCAATTCTATTTAACCTCCTAAACATAGCTGAACAAATTCGCTTTTCTTCAAAATCCCGTCTATACTTGCTGAACACATCCAACTATCGCAGTCATGTGCATTTTGTCTTAGCGAAATATTACAAAATGCGTGCTTCTTATGGTTGCAACCGCACTTTATATTCGGTGATTCTTCCTTAATTTTTGTAGGACATGATTTTCCAGCGGGCTGCACTTCAATTAGTTGAGTCCTTGCAtgtgtaaaataaacagtttGTGGTTCTTTAATTCCGGAAATGTCACAAATCATCTCAGCATTCGTATCTATTTCGCAACTCGCTGAGGGTAATGTTAACAAAGCTCCTGTAATTAAAAGAGTGTCCTCAATTCAACATTAAAATTGTTACATTAATTGCATTAATGTCACCCACCGAAACGTAGTCTTTCATCTAAAAAT carries:
- the LOC127867334 gene encoding uncharacterized protein LOC127867334 — encoded protein: MFSTSRTVKSVIGKLSMILGALLTLPSASCEIDTNAEMICDISGIKEPQTVYFTHARTQLIEVQPAGKSCPTKIKEESPNIKCGCNHKKHAFCNISLRQNAHDCDSWMCSASIDGILKKSEFVQLCLGDDDSMQRKQPTVKCAGFLLKPNVTHWILEDWILKSNSDMIKIVKVGIHNISGTYLPRENNGSIVVCKLEEENQAKWVITIIYPFTARSFEHISNHTPTNRSCSTGNPTITGIIEEYLSTECPSIIINSTVNVTFCDAVNRDEMGARQFVGHMNGSFKLDILNPAAVRTFYIEEFRDYTNITLNESRRLTFICIGEGNPPPTLALVSKSLFVNTSHSQLQHTIEFSSSKGTDTYLCIAFNGIGNDSKSIYVDAFISTGEDGFFSSIIILCVGSCILLVIVVVCLLRSRGKICKIVHVTEAILEVDTVEAANRACRSSHNNDFNFEEDTSQNNTHNGVKSPTECALKTRGFCNETYSEYNPRKRKDYTMDGNDHKEKPEKTTSVSDAIRGFCNDAYADWTKPSTSWHGNAQQKFTGNIEHEQGDQRRQNPIELRVCTYGVVTRTRNQIDYDTKDSVSCKPNTTKRKEDCIYSMAKKLNDEDSAV